Proteins from a genomic interval of Trifolium pratense cultivar HEN17-A07 linkage group LG6, ARS_RC_1.1, whole genome shotgun sequence:
- the LOC123888768 gene encoding uncharacterized protein LOC123888768, with protein MSDSSVKNLAITDKVQKPGGCAGIFFQLIDWKKRLVKKKLFSKKLLTPARAKKFRGDEKMPNSKHHLIANENSGGFPKDGSYGVDVDQKREMRVPSLVARLMGLDSIPASQRDKSKKALCPDYSCGDEKGCLGNDCELDRQGNDLEMRVVKHDSRPQKLQKTGVCERKAVTRFGAEALHIRSVLSRAKKYNHNNHHHHPKLASPLKSPRISSGKSASRSSRLIGAAAKILEPGLQGSRGKGTLMYHASACPLKTSIVMDDAGNKSSVMQNQSCHVSSTSKPLIGQTSCKNCGNLLDVIDCKAEVRGPPDVPPPLVSDAITATSMASSYKGKSFTPSHGQERDIVLLRSQEKFSSHAADEEGKNYSQQSWNEPTTIRMSRPREGPAKWSSSCQPLRTREDDASSFTYKHKTQEPNLSSESSSSGSTTCSMQVKRVSSCASSARGTKDFVALNRSASGKTRMRSPTKVDSSKFDLEKKPCNRQHESLSHVRSLERKRTPNVTPLKGTTPANSVGLKQRNLRHDAISGKRRDFDSSSLIVSNVKNRDGRGEPVKVSHNRNNDAVSFTFSAPLKQKMGMLTEEEKINYNNERNKYFERPSPLKVDGLGAFLEEKLKELTSQQNDVPQKSSAVILQELISALSSEHLICHDGHMHNEDAGFLCGAKQENLLGTSCSGNHLSPGSVLEASFSSSSLDESSGRGFHPDSMNFSYSQPEQSEHDDELLDSAASFNKGSISKILAVIINQIPMALQCLYSFGTQFTRSNFNNMKDVLLNAELVLQISNERSEEEIPQLLIHRFLLNELDTMTDDAMWTDFNSFVGYDDSKSRTMLKGFVSDCVVEYLESNCCQYFTSGFNAWTKLPLCIKAENLVEEVKREVKKCACMTEMVPDEIIEWEMSHSLGKWDDFDIEAFEAGVDIDGYILHNLVDEVVVDLVGCKHSSYSF; from the exons ATGAGTGATTCTTCTGTGAAGAATTTGGCTATTACGGATAAGGTTCAAAAACCTGGTGGTTGTGCTGGCATTTTCTTTCAGCTTATTGACTGGAAGAAGAGACTTGTTAAGAAAAAGCTCTTCTCCAAGAAACTTCTCACTCCtg CTCGTGCAAAAAAGTTTAGGGGAGATGAAAAAATGCCAAATTCCAAACATCACTTG ATTGCTAATGAAAATAGTGGAGGTTTTCCAAAAGATGGGAGTTATGGTGTAGATGTAGATCAAAAGAGGGAAATGCGAGTTCCGAGTTTGGTAGCTCGGTTGATGGGTCTAGATTCTATTCCAGCTTCGCAACGAGATAAATCGAAGAAAGCTTTGTGTCCTGATTATAGCTGTGGCGATGAGAAAGGGTGTCTGGGTAATGATTGTGAGTTGGATAGGCAAGGAAATGATTTGGAAATGAGAGTTGTAAAGCATGATTCAAGACCTCAGAAGCTTCAGAAAACCGGAGTGTGTGAGAGAAAGGCGGTGACTAGGTTTGGAGCGGAGGCCCTTCATATTAGAAGTGTTTTGTCGCGAGCTAAAAAGTATAACCacaataatcatcatcatcatccaaaaCTTGCTTCTCCTTTAAAGAGTCCTAGAATTAGTTCCGGAAAAAGTGCTTCTCGAAGCTCTAGATTAATAGGAGCAGCTGCCAAAATTTTGGAACCCGGATTGCAGGGGAGTAGAGGTAAAGGCACTCTTATGTATCATGCTTCCGCGTGTCCTCTTAAGACCAGCATTGTAATGGATGATGCTGGAAATAAGTCATCGGTTATGCAAAATCAATCCTGTCACGTTTCCAGCACATCCAAACCTTTAATTGGGCAGACTTCTTGCAAAAATTGTGGTAATTTGCTTGATGTAATTGACTGCAAGGCAGAGGTTAGGGGACCACCCGATGTTCCTCCACCGCTCGTTTCAGATGCGATCACTGCTACCTCGATGGCATCATCATATAAGGGAAAGTCATTCACTCCTTCTCATGGACAAGAAAGAGATATTGTACTACTAAGAAGTCAGGAAAAGTTCTCATCTCATGCTGCCGATGAAGAGGGGAAGAATTATTCACAACAGTCGTGGAATGAACCGACTACCATAAGAATGTCAAGGCCCCGCGAAGGTCCGGCTAAATGGAGTTCATCATGCCAGCCATTAAGGACCCGAGAGGATGATGCATCTTCTTTTACCTATAAACACAAAACGCAAGAACCAAATTTAAGTAGTGAAAGCTCTTCATCTGGATCTACAACGTGTAGTATGCAAGTAAAAAGAGTTTCATCGTGTGCGAGCAGTGCAAGAGGGACTAAAGACTTTGTTGCTTTGAATAGAAGCGCAAGTGGTAAAACGAGGATGAGGTCACCTACTAAAGTTGATAGTTCCAAATTTGATTTAGAGAAAAAACCTTGTAATAGACAGCATGAGTCCTTGTCTCATGTAAGGTCATTAGAGAGGAAAAGGACACCAAATGTCACACCACTCAAAGGCACAACTCCAGCTAATTCAGTTGGTTTGAAACAGAGAAATCTTCGTCATGATGCAATTAGTGGGAAAAGGAGGGACTTTGACTCTTCCTCATTGATAGTGTCCAATGTAAAAAATAGAGATGGTCGAGGAGAACCGGTTAAGGTGAGCCACAATAGGAACAATGATGCAGTTTCATTCACATTTAGTGCCCCTTTAAAGCAAAAGATGGGAATGCTTACGGAGGAGGAAAAGATAAATTACAACAATGAGAGGAATAAGTACTTCGAAAGACCTTCACCCTTGAAAGTTGATGGTTTAGGTGCCTTTCTAGAAGAAAAGTTGAAGGAATTAACTTCTCAACAAAACGACGTACCTCAAAAATCAAGTGCCGTGATTCTTCAAGAGCTGATATCTGCTCTAAGTTCAGAACATTTGATCTGTCACGACGGTCATATGCATAATGAAGATGCTGGTTTCCTT TGTGGAGCGAAGCAAGAAAACTTGTTAGGAACCTCTTGCAGTGGTAATCATCTCAGCCCTGGATCTGTTCTGGAAGCTTCGTTTTCTTCTAGTAGTCTTGACGAGAGCTCAG GGCGTGGTTTTCACCCCGATTCAATGAATTTCTCATATAGTCAGCCAGAACAATCGGAGCATGATGATGAACTTCTAGATTCTGCAGCATCCTTCAATAAAGGAAGTATAAGCAAGATACTAGCTGTTATTATCAACCAAATTCCTATGGCATTGCAATGTTTATATTCTTTCGGGACACAATTCACTAGAAGCAATTTCAACAATATGAAGGATGTTCTCTTGAATGCTGAACTAGTGCTTCAAATTTCAAATGAACGCAGTGAGGAAGAAATACCGCAGCTTCTAATTCATCGGTTTCTTCTTAACGAATTGGACACTATGACAGATGATGCTATGTGGACTGATTTTAATAGTTTTGTCGGTTACGATGATTCCAAATCAAGAACGATGCTTAAAGGATTTGTCTCTGATTGTGTTGTGGAATATCTAGAATCAAATTGTTGCCAATATTTTACCTCTGGTTTCAACGCATGGACAAAGCTGCCATTATGCATAAAAGCCGAGAATTTGGTTGAAGAGGTCAAGAGAGAGGTGAAGAAGTGTGCATGTATGACCGAGATGGTACCTGATGAAATAATCGAATGGGAGATGAGTCATTCCCTCGGAAAATGGGATGATTTTGATATTGAAGCATTTGAGGCTGGTGTTGATATTGATGGATACATTCTTCATAATTTGGTTGATGAAGTTGTTGTAGACCTTGTAGGTTGCAAGCATAGTTCTTATTCCTTTTGA
- the LOC123892546 gene encoding uncharacterized protein LOC123892546, with amino-acid sequence MILDMERGPRYNAYAKLRETKLQNNYLRLQQYQQQQQQEQENVLQPTKIPTPPTKQIKFHAGVVSGRKGSSLIAQSVPDFSSMLRKENRKPPTNMLPTISSTATLTPPLKNKNKVCGVLSNSRGSSRSANSAAEKKKGVGGGGGGEILMARKSYANFDELRSFSSATANAINGESTRNSRVVGKKTVLRCREF; translated from the coding sequence ATGATCTTGGATATGGAAAGAGGACCCAGATACAACGCATACGCTAAATTGAGAGAAACAAAGCTTCAAAACAACTACCTAAGATTACAACaataccaacaacaacaacaacaagaacaagaaaatgTTCTTCAACCAACAAAAATTCCAACCCCAccaacaaaacaaatcaaatttcatGCTGGTGTTGTTTCTGGGAGAAAAGGGTCTTCTCTTATAGCTCAATCTGTTCCAGATTTCTCTTCTATGTTAAGAAAAGAGAATCGTAAACCACCGACGAATATGTTACCTACTATTTCTTCTACTGCTACATTAACACCTCCATTGAAAAACAAGAACAAAGTTTGTGGTGTTTTGTCAAATTCAAGAGGGAGTAGTAGATCCGCAAATTCTGCTGCAGAGAAGAAAAAgggtgttggtggtggtggtggtggtgagatTCTTATGGCAAGGAAAAGCTATGCCAATTTCGATGAACTTCGGAGTTTTTCTTCGGCTACTGCAAATGCTATCAATGGTGAGAGTACTAGAAATAGCAGAGTTGTTGGGAAGAAAACTGTTCTAAGGTGTAGAGAGTTTTGA
- the LOC123892545 gene encoding chloroplastic group IIB intron splicing facilitator CRS2-B, chloroplastic-like, which translates to MLHLASSPTLSLTYPRKNLHHPRFSTKLSVKTSFSVRCSVPHTNNEDKVEYTPWLIVGLGNPGNKYHGTRHNVGFEIIDSLSQTEGILMNTIQSKALIGIGSIGEVPILLAKPQTYMNFSGESVGPLAAYYRVPLRHILLVYDETSLPNGVLKLEPKGGHGHHNGLKNVIGHLDGSRDFPRLAIGIGNPPGTMDLRAFLLQKFSSVERKQVDESLEQGVQAVRTLVLNGFNQHINRFNLGQKYKYNKV; encoded by the exons ATGTTGCATCTTGCATCTTCCCCAACCTTATCTTTAACATATCCCAGGAAGAATCTTCATCATCCTCGTTTTTCAACAAAGCTTTCAGTTAAAACATCATTTTCTGTTCGTTGTTCTGTGCCACACACAAATAATGAAGATAAAGTTGAATATACTCCTTGGCTCATTGTTGGCTTGGGTAACCCTGGAAATAAATACCATGGCACTAGACACAAT GTTGGATTTGAAATAATTGATAGTCTTTCTCAAACAGAAGGTATTCTGATGAATACAATACAGTCAAAAGCCTTGATTGGAATAG GTTCTATAGGAGAAGTACCGATTTTATTGGCAAAACCTCAAACATACATGAATTTTAGTGGCGAATCG GTTGGACCACTTGCTGCATATTATCGAGTGCCATTGCGTCATATTCTACTA GTATATGATGAAACTAGCCTTCCAAATGGTGTTTTAAAGCTAGAACCTAAAGGTGGACATGGCCATCACAACGG ATTGAAAAATGTGATAGGCCATTTGGATGGTTCTCGGGATTTTCCTCGACTTGCAATTG GAATCGGAAATCCTCCTGGAACTATGGATTTAAGAGCATTTCTTCTACAAAAGTTCAGTTCGGTGGAAAGAAAGCAG GTTGATGAGTCACTGGAGCAAGGAGTTCAAGCTGTTAGGACCTTAGTGCTCAATGGATTTAACCAACATATCAATAGATTCAATTTAGGACAAAAATACAAGTACAATAAAGTTTAA
- the LOC123891304 gene encoding zinc finger protein 6-like yields MANVDFLENSITTPTSNTLKLFGITIQEEACLINQSLPLISSQSESSEPLNERKLYECQYCCREFANSQALGGHQNAHKKERQLLKRAQMQAARRFVPSHFHNTFRSQPLPQHHFLAGGVPSQVPSSSWLYTTHATGSGAFLAPVAAFDGSTHYHSSKFHGFNGGDCSEQGFGLNLHLGL; encoded by the coding sequence ATGGCCAATGTtgattttcttgaaaattcCATTACTACCCCTACCTCCAATACTCTAAAGCTCTTTGGCATTACCATTCAAGAAGaagcttgtttgataaatcAATCTCTACCACTAATATCATCACAATCAGAATCATCTGAGCCTTTGAATGAGAGAAAATTATATGAGTGCCAATATTGTTGTAGAGAATTTGCAAATTCGCAGGCATTAGGAGGACACCAAAACGCGCACAAGAAAGAAAGACAACTTTTGAAACGTGCTCAAATGCAAGCTGCTCGTCGGTTTGTTCCTTCGCATTTTCATAACACATTCAGGTCGCAGCCGCTGCCGCAACATCATTTCCTTGCTGGTGGTGTACCATCTCAGGTACCTTCATCATCGTGGCTATACACGACGCATGCCACAGGTTCAGGAGCTTTTTTAGCTCCGGTAGCTGCGTTTGATGGGAGCACTCATTACCATAGTTCTAAATTTCATGGATTCAACGGTGGTGATTGTAGTGAACAAGGGTTCGGTTTAAATTTGCATCTTGGCCTATGA